The following DNA comes from Nocardioides panzhihuensis.
ACGTGGACGTCGCTGGAGACTACCTCGACGCTGTCGATGTGGGGAGCGATCGTGGCGCTGCTCATCAGGCTCATCTGCTTGCCCGCCTGGGCGACCGCGCCCTTGGAGAATCCCGGGAAGACGTTGCCGTAGGTCGAGGTCGCGCGCGGGAAGTCACCCCCGACGTACGCGGCCTGCAGCCAGCTGTCGACGACAGCGGAGACGTTGGCGGCAACCGCCTGGTGCCGGCTCTTGGGGAACTTGCCCTGCACGTGGATGAGCTTGGCGGCCGACTTCACCTTGGGCGGTGGCGGCGGCGACGCAGACGACGAAGCGGCGGGCTCGTCGGGCTCACCACCGCATCCGGCGAGCGCCACCGTGCCACTCAGGAAGGCCGCCGTGAGTGCCGTCGCGACGCGCCGACCGGTCGACCGACTGCGCCTTGTGCTGCTGCTCGTCATGTGGGGGATCCGCCTCGTCGACGTGCTCTCGGACCGGGCCACTGTACGCACAAGGACCCGGGTTGCAACTCCGCCCAGCAGGTAACGCAAGATGTGTGACGGATTACATCCTGTCCACAGGTGGAGCCTGCATCGGGCATTTGCGTGTTCGGGGGGATAGCCTTGCCCGTGGGCAACCCATTTCTTACAGTGCGAAAATTCGGAAGAGGCGAATCAAGCCGTGTCCTCAGGCACCCCGTCCCCCAACACTGCCGACATCCCAGCGGAATTCGGCGCCAACGAGTGGCTGGTCGAGGAGATGTACGACCAGTACACGAAGGATCCCAGCAGTGTTGACCCCGTGTGGGTGAAGTTCTTCGAAACAAACGGACAGCCAGGCGCGTCGCAGAACGGTGCCTCGGCCCCGGCCACGCCCGCTGCCAAGTCTCCGGTCCCGACCGCGCCGGCCGACGCTCCCGCCAACGCGCCCGCGCCGACCACCCCCGCCTCGACCGAGGCGCCGGTGGCGAAGGCGGCTCCGGCTCCCAAGGCCAAGCCGCGCCCGGCCTCCCAGGCAGCGGAGCCGGCCACGGGCACCGCGAAGCCCACTCCCAAGGACGCCCCGAAGCCGACCGCCGTCGCGGTCACCGACGAGCCGACCTACACCACGCTGCGCGGCATCCCGGCCGCCACCGCCAAGAACATGGACGTGTCGCTCTCGGTGCCGACCGCGACCTCCGTGCGCAACATGCCGGTCAAGCTGCTATGGGACAACCGCACCGTCATCAACAACCACCTCAAGCGCGCTCGCGGTGGCAAGGTCTCCTTCACCCACCTCATCGGCTACGCCATCATCAAGGCGATCAAGGTGATGCCGGCGATGAACAACACCTACGCCGAGATCGACGGCAAGCCGACCCAGGTGACTCCGCCGCACATCAACCTCGGTCTGGCCATCGACCAGCAGAAGAAGGACGGCACCCGTCAGCTGGTCGCGCCCTCCATCAAGGGCTGCGAGCTGATGGACTTCGCCGGCTTCTGGACGGCGTACGAGGACATCGTCCGCAAGGCCAAGGACAACAAGCTGTCCATGGCCGACTACTCCGGCACCACGGTCAGCCTGACCAACGTCGGTGGCATCGGCACCAACAACTCGGTGCCGCGGCTGATGCAGGGCCAGGCCGCGATCATCGGCGTGGGCTCGATGGACTACCCGCCCGAGTTCCAGGGCGCCTCCCCCTCGAAGCTCGCCCAGAACGCGGTCTCGCGGATCATGACGATGACCTCGACGTACGACCACCGGGTCATCCAGGGCGCGCAGTCGGGCGAGTTCCTGGCCACAGTCCACAAGCTCCTGCTCGGTGAGAACGAGTTCTACGACGAGATCTTCGCGTCGCTGCGGATCCCCTACGAGCCGATCCGCTGGAACCAGGACATCGACACCACCCACGACGACCAGATCTCCAAGCAGGTCAAGGTCGGCGAGATCATCCACGCCCACCGCGTGCGTGGTCACATGATGGCCGACACCGACCCGCTGGAGTACAAGCAGCGTTCGCACCCCGACCTGCAGATCGAGTCGCACGGGCTGACGCTGTGGGACCTCGACCGCGAGTTCCCGGTCGGCTCCTTCGCCGGCGGCCGCAAGCCGTTCATGAAGCTGCGCGAGATCCTCGGCGTGCTGCGTGACTCCTACGTCCGCACCACCGGCATCGAGTACATGCACATCCAGGACCCCGAGCAGCGCCGGTGGATCCAGGACCGCGTGGAGCGGCCCTACGACAAGACCCCGCGCCAGGAGCAGCTCCGGATCCTGTCGAAGCTCAACGAGGCCGAGGCCTTCGAGACCTTCCTGCAGACGAAGTTCGTCGGTCAGAAGCGGTTCTCCCTCGAGGGCAGCGAGACCGCGATCCCGGTCATCGACGAGGTCTGCGAGGCCGCTGCCGAGGCCGGTCTGGACGAGGTCACGATCGGGATGGCCCACCGCGGTCGCCTCAACGTGCTCGCCAACATCGTCGGCAAGTCCTACAACCAGATCTTCCGCGAGTTCGAGGGCAACATCGACCCGCGCACGGTCCAGGGCTCCGGCGACGTGAAGTACCACCTCGGCGCCGAGGGCGAGTTCGTCTCCGACCTGGGCGACAAGATCAAGGTCT
Coding sequences within:
- a CDS encoding multifunctional oxoglutarate decarboxylase/oxoglutarate dehydrogenase thiamine pyrophosphate-binding subunit/dihydrolipoyllysine-residue succinyltransferase subunit; this translates as MSSGTPSPNTADIPAEFGANEWLVEEMYDQYTKDPSSVDPVWVKFFETNGQPGASQNGASAPATPAAKSPVPTAPADAPANAPAPTTPASTEAPVAKAAPAPKAKPRPASQAAEPATGTAKPTPKDAPKPTAVAVTDEPTYTTLRGIPAATAKNMDVSLSVPTATSVRNMPVKLLWDNRTVINNHLKRARGGKVSFTHLIGYAIIKAIKVMPAMNNTYAEIDGKPTQVTPPHINLGLAIDQQKKDGTRQLVAPSIKGCELMDFAGFWTAYEDIVRKAKDNKLSMADYSGTTVSLTNVGGIGTNNSVPRLMQGQAAIIGVGSMDYPPEFQGASPSKLAQNAVSRIMTMTSTYDHRVIQGAQSGEFLATVHKLLLGENEFYDEIFASLRIPYEPIRWNQDIDTTHDDQISKQVKVGEIIHAHRVRGHMMADTDPLEYKQRSHPDLQIESHGLTLWDLDREFPVGSFAGGRKPFMKLREILGVLRDSYVRTTGIEYMHIQDPEQRRWIQDRVERPYDKTPRQEQLRILSKLNEAEAFETFLQTKFVGQKRFSLEGSETAIPVIDEVCEAAAEAGLDEVTIGMAHRGRLNVLANIVGKSYNQIFREFEGNIDPRTVQGSGDVKYHLGAEGEFVSDLGDKIKVSVAANPSHLETVDPVLEGIARAKQDVLDQGPVFPVLPLLVHGDAAFAGQGVVAETLNLSQLRGYRTGGTVHLVINNQVGFTTSPGSSRSSLYATDVARMVQAPIFHVNGDDPEACVRVARLAFEYRQAFNKDVVIDLICYRRRGHNEGDDPSFTQPMMYDLIEQKRSVRKLYTESLIGRGDITIEEAEQVLAAYQARLEQVFTEVREADKMPQAWETVPDYPEKPAGETVTAITQDVLKRIADAYVTPPEGFTVHPKVMPQLQRRATQISDGGIDWATGETLAFGSLLLDGRPVRLAGQDSRRGTFVQRFATMIDRKNADEWTPLNNLTEEQAKFYVYDSLLSEYAALGFEYGYSVARPEALVLWEAQFGDFVNGAQSVIDEYISAGKTKWGQDSGVVLLLPHGYEGQGADHSSARIERFLTLCADEAMVVAQPSSPASYFHLLRTHTLGEEHRPLIVFTPKSMLRRKDAASQPADFTSGSFQPVIADTEANPSKVSTVLVVSGRLTWDLVVERRKREREDVAIVRVEQLYPWPTEELATELAKYPNAKVKWVQDEPYNQGPWPSYYLNVVPELGREVEPITRPASSTTAVGTIKRHTVEQKELIERAFA